The following are from one region of the Corythoichthys intestinalis isolate RoL2023-P3 chromosome 17, ASM3026506v1, whole genome shotgun sequence genome:
- the LOC130905155 gene encoding progestin and adipoQ receptor family member 3-like encodes MLKMTHYVELGSYPEWPMLIPQKIRLYTFEQLPMYLRENPYITDGYRAHLPSKLCLRSIFVLSNETVNIWSHLLGFLLFFSLAVNDIMKVLPASGAGREDYVIYVIGLFCFQVCMLCSVGYHLFLCHRSEKMSRRWLALDYAGISIGILGCYVPGIFYSFYCNPFWQQVYSLTVLCMILFVFGAQFHPRYMSAEWRCTRVSIFFGIACIGVVPTCHWVWLNGGLTCDIVKMFLPRLIIMYLIGAAAFVFYITKMPERCFPGHVNYIGASHQVWHVLVVAMLYWWHQTAVDITQFRHSQPCPPRTQ; translated from the exons ATGCTGAAGATGACCCATTACGTCGAGCTGGGCAGTTATCCGGAATGGCCTATGCTCATACCACAGAAGATACGACTATACACCTTTGAACAACTCCCCATGTACCTAAGAGAGAACCCCTACATCACAGATGGCTATAGGGCCCACCTGCCTTCCAAACTCTGCCTAAGGAG tATTTTTGTTCTGTCCAATGAGACTGTAAACATCTGGAGCCACCTACTGGGCTTCCTTCTCTTCTTCTCTCTGGCGGTCAATGACATCATGAAAGTTCTGCCAGCTTCTGGAGCCGGCAGAGAGGACTATGTCATCTACGTTATAGGACTGTTTTGCTTTCAG GTTTGCATGTTATGTTCTGTCGGTTATCATCTATTCTTGTGCCACCGATCAGAGAAGATGAGTCGTCGCTGGCTGGCGCTGGACTATGCAGGCATTTCTATCGGCATCTTGGGCTGTTACGTGCCAGGCATCTTTTACTCCTTCTATTGCAATCCC TTTTGGCAGCAGGTCTACTCTCTGACGGTTCTCTGCATGATCCTGTTTGTCTTCGGTGCTCAATTCCACCCACGGTACATGAGCGCTGAGTGGCGCTGCACGAGGGTGTCCATCTTTTTCGGCATAGCCTGTATTGGCGTGGTTCCAACATGCCATTGGGTGTGGCTCAACGGGGGCCTCACCTGTGACATTGTTAAG ATGTTCCTGCCCCGCCTGATTATTATGTACCTCATTGGAGCGGCTGCCTTTGTCTTCTATATTACCAAAATGCCTGAGCGCTGCTTCCCTG GCCACGTGAACTACATCGGCGCTAGTCATCAGGTGTGGCACGTTCTGGTGGTCGCCATGCTTTACTGGTGGCACCAGACTGCAGTGGACATCACGCAGTTCCGTCACAGCCAGCCTTGCCCGCCAAGAACACAATGA